From Armatimonadota bacterium:
CGGATCTCGCATGCAGTTGTCGGGGGTGTGTCTTCCCGGTGGCCATACCGGAGGGGCCACACCCGTTCCCATTCCGAACACGGAAGTTAAGCCCTCCAGGGCCGATGGTACTGCGCTGGAGACGGCGCGGGAGAGTAGGTCGCTGCCGGGAAGAAAAATACGGAGCGGGATTCAATCCCGCTCCGTATTTTGCGTCTCCGCGAGATATCGGCGGGCCCAGCGGTCAATGGCCCGGATGACGCCCCGCAGGGCCCGACCCGCCCGGGTGAGCCGGTAACTGGTGCGGGGCGGCATGGTGGAGTGCACCGTCTTGCGCACCAGCCCGAGGGCCACCAGCTGCTCCAGCCGGTGGGAGAGGGTGGCTGCATTGCACCCGCCCGTGGCCCGGGCCAGCTCGTTAAAGCCCTTAGGACCGTCCAGCAGGGCCCGGACGATGTGCAGTACCCATTTCTCCTGCAATAGCTCAATGGCCCTCCGGGCTGGGCAGAGGGCTTCCTCCCGCACGGATCCCCCTCGACTCGCCCAAGATCGGAACGCCTGCCCTTGACACGCCTCTAAGCTAAATTTATCCTAGCGGTTGAATTTATAAAGCACAACAGGGAGGGGGAAGGATGGAGGCGCTGTTCTGGCTGGGGCGGATCCTGTACGGTGGCTTCTTCATACTCAACGGCATCAACCACTTTCAGCGCCTGGAGATGATGTCCGGCTATGCCCAGTCCAAGGGTGTCCCGGCCCCGCGGGTGGCGGTGGCGGTCACCGGCCTCATGCTCCTCCTGGGCGGACTGGCGGTTCTCACTGGCCTATACGTGCAGGTCGGCCTGTGGCTGTTGGTGATCTTCCTCGTGTTCGTCTCCTTTTGGATGCACAACTTCTGGGCCATCGAGGACCCCATGCGGAAGATGACGGAGCAGGTGAACTTCTTGAAGAACATGGGACTGCTGGGCGCGGCCTTCTTGCTGCTCTACTTGTGGACGTAGAAGGGGACGGGCGGAGGTCCACGGGGAGCGGCAACACGGCTTAGCGGAACAGCTGGAGAAGCGGGATCCCCAGCATGGTGAAGGCCGCGGCCAGGGAGAGGCTGGCGGGAAGACGATCCTCCTCCGGGATCTGCAGCGCATGAAGGGAAAATGAAGTAAGGCTCAGGGTCCAGGAGGCCAGCACGAGCGCGCCGATCCAGAAGTCCTTTTCCGGCATCAAAAACCCTCCGCGAGCTCCATGGCTTCTTATCTACCACAGAGCTCGCGGAGGGTCCAGTGTGACCTTACCGCCGCGTGGCCAGCTCCCGCGGAAGGACCGAGAAGGCGAGCCACGCGCACAGCACCACGGTGATCAGGCCGCCCAGCAGGGAGGTCCACATCTCTCCCGGCCGGTCGGCGAACCCCAGCACCCACGGGGCGATCACGAACCAGACGCCCACCAGCCCGTTCACGTACTGGATCCAAAGCTTGCGCCGCGCCTCTTCGTTCAAGGCCGCCCAGCCGCCGAGGATCAAAAGGATCAGTCCGCCGATGATGCTGGTCCACATCTGGGCCTGCGCGGCCTGGAACCCGAGGACAAACGGCGCAAGGATGAACCAGATCCCGATGAGCGCCACCACGTAGTTCGCCCATGTCATCGCTCCTCACCCCCTTTCTCTGCGGTTTGAGGGATGTCCCCCAAGGATCACTATAGCAGGAAAAGACCCCCATCCGTCAAGTAGAATTCCTTGACGGATGTCGGCCGCGGGTCCCGAACCGCGTGGCCACGTACTGCTCCAGGATCACCAGGAACTCCTCCGCGATATGGTCCCCGCGGAGGGTGGTCAGTAGCCGCCCGTCCGCATACACGGGTGCCCTGGGCTCCTCAAAGGTCCCTGGGAGGCTGATGCCGATGTGGGCGTGCCGGCTCTCCCCGGGACCGTTCACCACGCACCCCATCACCGCCACCCGGAGCTCCTCCACTCCCGGGTACCGCTCCCTCCACTCGGGCATGCGCGCCCGGATGTAGCTCTCGACCTGGTCCGCCAGGTCCCGGAAGAAGGAGCTGGCGGTGCGTCCGCAGCCCGGACAGGCGGTGACCTGCGGGGCAAAGGACCGCAGCTCCAGGGACTGAAGGATCTGCTGGGCTACCCGTACTTCCTCCGTACGGTCCCCGCCCGGGGGCGGGGTGAGGGAGACCCGGAGGGTATCCCCGATCCCCTCGTACAGGAGCACGGCCAGGGCAGCTGCGGAGGCCACGATCCCTTTCGTCCCCATTCCCGCTTCCGTGAGGCCCAGGTGCAGGGGGTAATCGCATGCGGCTCCCAGCCGTCGGTAGATCTCGATGAGGTCCGGCACACTGCTGGTCTTCGCGCTGAGCACGATACGGTCGTGCGGCAGACCGCACGCTTCCGCGAAGGCCGCGCTTCGCAGCGCGCTCTGCACCATGGCCTCCCGTACCACCTCCCGGGCGTCGCGGGGCTCTGGGGAACGCGCATTTTGGTCCATGAGCTCCGTGAGGAGCCGCTGGTCCAGGGATCCCCAGTTCACCCCAATGCGCACGGGTTTCCCGTGATCCAGGGCCACCCGGAGGATGGTGCGGAAGTTCTCGTCGTGTCCCCCGGGACCCACGTTGCCCGGGTTGATCCGATACTTGTCCAGGGCCCGGGCACACTCCGGGAAGCGGGTGAGGAGGAGATGCCCGTTGTAGTGGAAGTCGCCCACGATGGGCACAGTAACTCCTTCGTCCCGGAGGCGCCGTACGATCTCAGGCACCGCCCGGGCTGCGGCCTCGTGGTTCACCGTGATCCGCACCAGTTCGCTTCCCGCCTCCGCAAGCGCCCGAACCTGCGAAACCGTGGCCTCCACATCCGCGGTGTCCGTATCCGTCATGGACTGCACCGCGATGGGGGCTTCACCTCCGATCCACCGGGTGCCGATGCGCACCGGTACGGAGCGCCTCCGAAGACGGGGAGGGGTCTTGAGGGACGACGGCGAAGACATCCCGTATCAGGATAGCATGTGCAGGAGTCCGTTAAAGAACACCGGCGGCTGCCCTCTCCAAGTTAGGCCGGGCCACTCCTTTCGGAGCGCCTCCTCCCATCTCGGAGCCGGACAACCGCCGGCATTGCTACCCTAACACGATCGGTGGGGACCTGCAATCGGGAACGTCTGAGCGGAGGTGACCAATGGCAGACGTCGTAATCCTGGGAGCCGGATTCGGGGGTCTGAGCGCGGCCAAGGAGCTGGCACCCGCGGCCCGGGCGGGCCATCGGGTGGTGCTGGTGGATCGCAAGGACCAGTTCTTCATGGGGTTGCGAAAGCTGTGGGTGCTGTCGGGGCGGGGGGGTTACGGGGAGGGCTCCCGGCCCCTCGGGAACGTTCGCAGGCACGGGACCACCTGGGTCCAGGCGGACCTGGTGGGGATTGAAGCGGACCGGCGCAGGGTCCGGACCACCGCGGGGGAGTTCCCGTACGATTTCCTGATCGTGGCCCTGGGCGCGGAGCTCCGGCCGGACTTGGTGCCCGGGTTCGAGCACGCCGTGAACCTGTACGATGCGGCGGAGGTGGAACGGCATGCTCCTGCAGTCGGCCGCTTTGCAGGAGGCCGACTCGTGGTGGGAATCTTCGGAGTTCCCTACAAGTGCCCTCCTGCTCCCTATGAGGCCTCCATGCTGCTGGAGGATCGGTTCCAGCGGCTTGGGATCCGGGACCGGGTGGAGCTCGTGGCCTTCACGCCTCAGCCCGCATCGCTGCCGGTGGTAGGGCCCGCGGGGTGCGCCCGTCTGGAGGGGTGGCTTGGAGAGCGGGGGATTCGATTTCTGCCCAACCGGAAGGCTCAGCGGATCGAGCCCGGACGGGTGGTCTTCAACGGGGAGGAGTTGCCCTTCGATCTCCTTCTGGCGGTTCCGCCGCACCGGCCGCCCCGGGTGGTGGAGCAAAGCGGGCTTGCCCCGGAAGGGGCGTGGATCCGGCCGGATCCGAGAACCCTACGCACCTCCTTTGAGAACGTGTACGCGGTGGGGGACGTGACGGAAATTCTCCTTCCCAACGGTATGCCCCTCCCCAAGGCCGGGGTGTTCGCG
This genomic window contains:
- the ispG gene encoding flavodoxin-dependent (E)-4-hydroxy-3-methylbut-2-enyl-diphosphate synthase; the protein is MSSPSSLKTPPRLRRRSVPVRIGTRWIGGEAPIAVQSMTDTDTADVEATVSQVRALAEAGSELVRITVNHEAAARAVPEIVRRLRDEGVTVPIVGDFHYNGHLLLTRFPECARALDKYRINPGNVGPGGHDENFRTILRVALDHGKPVRIGVNWGSLDQRLLTELMDQNARSPEPRDAREVVREAMVQSALRSAAFAEACGLPHDRIVLSAKTSSVPDLIEIYRRLGAACDYPLHLGLTEAGMGTKGIVASAAALAVLLYEGIGDTLRVSLTPPPGGDRTEEVRVAQQILQSLELRSFAPQVTACPGCGRTASSFFRDLADQVESYIRARMPEWRERYPGVEELRVAVMGCVVNGPGESRHAHIGISLPGTFEEPRAPVYADGRLLTTLRGDHIAEEFLVILEQYVATRFGTRGRHPSRNST
- a CDS encoding SPW repeat protein yields the protein MTWANYVVALIGIWFILAPFVLGFQAAQAQMWTSIIGGLILLILGGWAALNEEARRKLWIQYVNGLVGVWFVIAPWVLGFADRPGEMWTSLLGGLITVVLCAWLAFSVLPRELATRR
- a CDS encoding DoxX family membrane protein, coding for MEALFWLGRILYGGFFILNGINHFQRLEMMSGYAQSKGVPAPRVAVAVTGLMLLLGGLAVLTGLYVQVGLWLLVIFLVFVSFWMHNFWAIEDPMRKMTEQVNFLKNMGLLGAAFLLLYLWT
- a CDS encoding NAD(P)/FAD-dependent oxidoreductase — its product is MADVVILGAGFGGLSAAKELAPAARAGHRVVLVDRKDQFFMGLRKLWVLSGRGGYGEGSRPLGNVRRHGTTWVQADLVGIEADRRRVRTTAGEFPYDFLIVALGAELRPDLVPGFEHAVNLYDAAEVERHAPAVGRFAGGRLVVGIFGVPYKCPPAPYEASMLLEDRFQRLGIRDRVELVAFTPQPASLPVVGPAGCARLEGWLGERGIRFLPNRKAQRIEPGRVVFNGEELPFDLLLAVPPHRPPRVVEQSGLAPEGAWIRPDPRTLRTSFENVYAVGDVTEILLPNGMPLPKAGVFAESQGRVAARWILHHLGLGPEPEGFDGFGYCFIEVGDGRAAKVVGRFLEHPAPVVEIAPPEEKTLAEKEAFERERLEAWL
- a CDS encoding helix-turn-helix transcriptional regulator gives rise to the protein MREEALCPARRAIELLQEKWVLHIVRALLDGPKGFNELARATGGCNAATLSHRLEQLVALGLVRKTVHSTMPPRTSYRLTRAGRALRGVIRAIDRWARRYLAETQNTERD